The Neurospora crassa OR74A linkage group I, whole genome shotgun sequence genome segment CGGCTCCATCACCCTCTTTACCGCCGTTACCTTCGTCCTCTGCTTCACCCTCGAGTAAAAGACAGGGCAATCCTTGCTATCGCAGGGCACCTCCTCGGATAACGCAAAGCCCGCACAGCTCTGACACACCTTCATAATCTCCACGTAGCTTTTCTCGGCTCTGTTGACCTTGGCCTGCATGTCGACCATAAGCGTGGGTGGATCCGAAGCGCACCGGTGACAGAGCGGCAGGCCTCGGTCCACGgcgccctcgccctcctcaagcATGCCCAGCTCGCGCGCAAGCCCTACCCCGAGCGGCCGCTTGATCTTGACGCCGCAGGCTGTGCAGATGGTGGTATTGAGGAAGGCTTCGAGAGTCTTGCgcgcttgggcttgggcagCTGCGACGTCAGGAGGGAGGAGCTCGCCGTCTTCTCCCAACATATCTTCCATCTCTAGTTCTGCAGCTGCTGCAGCTGCTTCTGCCGCTGCCGTACCCTTTTTGCTTGGTGACGCCCCTAGCAGTCCCAGCAGTGGGCCTTTGGAAGCATCGTCATCAGCGTCTTCATCCTCCGCCACCTTCCGCAAGACTTGAACCTTGGGCATCTCCTCATACCAAGTCCTCACGTTCGCGCCGACCAAGTTGAAGATCCTCTCTAGCGGCGGAATGATGTTCTTGTTAATGTAGTAGTCCGCATCCAACGTAGCATGTGCGTTATTCAACAGCTCCTCGGGTTCCACGCACCGGTCTACCAGCCTCATCCCCGGCGCGCCGGCCATCACCACATATGGCACCCGTTCGCCATATTGCGGCTCCGCCCGCGCGTCCTCCTTCATCTTTTTGGTGGCAATGAGCGCGCCAGCGGGAGCCGGGCCGCCGCGACCGGACGTGCTGTACGTGCCCAGCTTGACCTCACGCGCGAAGCAAAAATCCTGCACGGACACGGCGCCGCGCATAATCTTGTGGCACTGCTCCTGGAAGTAACTCTTGACCTGGCTGAGATCGGCAGTCTCAAAGAGGATTTTGAGCGCCTTCTCCTCGATCCGTTGCTCGGCGGGTGTGCCGTCGCGCCGGACCGTCTCGATGCCCTTGGCGTCGAACACGGGCACGGTCTGGTCCCGACTCTCGTACTTGTAGCCGACGTAGCGCTTTTTGGCGAGGAGTACGCATGGGTGGTAGACCTTTTCGAACTTGAGCTTGACGGGCCGCGGATTCAACTTGGTGACAGCGTCGGCGATCTCTTGGCCGATCTCAAAGGCCTGTTCGCGGGTGCGGCCCTTGAGAGAGACGAAAAGACTGTCGGTGTCTCCGTAGACAACATCGGCGTCCCATTTTTGGACGCTATGAATGAAGGCTATGGCCCGCTCAAGGGTTTCGCGACCGGTTTGGACGATGCTGTCGGCAATCTCGGAGCAGGGCATACGACCTGAGAACGAGGCCGATGTGTAACCGTAGGTGACGTTGGCGAGGAGCTTCAGCGCCAGCTGCCGGTTATTCAGCAGTTGCTGAATCGCCCTATCATCCTTGTCTTGCTTCATACCGGACTTGACCATGATACGAGTTTCGAGAATCTCGGTAAGCATCTTTGCAAGAAGTGACTTGCGAATATGAGGCTTTGTGTACATCATGCCGTTTGGGGCGATGTTGATGTAATCTTTGAGTAGACTAAGAAGCCCCTCTTGCCTCTTGTAGTCCATGAAACCCATTTTGTTTCTACCTCGCCAGCTGACGATACGCCCAAGGAAGGTCGAGTAGCAGTAGTTGTAGGCGATCATGACACTGGGATACAGACTCTGAAAGTCAAGAACAAGCAAAGGACTGCTGTAGAATGCACTCTGCGGTTCCATCACTAAGGGTAGACACTCCAGAGCGTTTTGTGCACCCACTTGCTTTCTGCTTGgagaagggagaaggaagttcTCAGGTTTGGCTATCCTGAACATGATGGACTCTACCTTGAACTGCGATCCTCTGGAGAAGACAGAAAAAAAGTCAACACCAAGCAGTCTTGCTTGCTCGCTTGTCCTAGGAATGAGCTCGTTCTTTTCCAGGATTTCAATATCAAGCCGCGTTCTCGTCAGGTAATATCGGAGAACTTTATCCAGATCCTTCGGTCGATCGCTCAGATACCAATCCGATAATGTCTTCCAACTGTAATGAGGAATCCGACGGTGTAGCAGATGCCAAACAACATTCTCCATGGTATACTGTAGAAGATTGAGTTCGCCTCTCATGGCTCTCCAAATGTTGATCATGTGCCGTCCTGTAATCCGAATCGAGGATGTCGTGTTGAAGCCCCAGCGATCCGCATCCTTACCGATACGCCCATTTGACTGAGACTTCATGCGTGAGAACTCATCACAGAGGTCGAGCTCATACTTTATTCTCGCTCGCTCAATAAGGTAGCCCCATGAACTGCCATGTACCTCATATCCCGTAAAGATATCGGGATCATGGTTCCGCACAATCTCGACCATCCGGACCATCATATCAAGTTCTGTTGTCTCTTGAACCACCGGCACGGATGTGTGCTTTCGGATTCTATCTGCAAGCAGACTATCCTCTGAGAAAACGATAATGCCCCGTGCCGTATCATCCGGCGTCTGAGTTCCGCGGAGAGCGTTTACTTCGGACCGCAGATACCAAAACACACACTGCacttcgtcttcttcaggATCCGGTACTAGCTTGCCCCGGGTGTTAacatgtacctctaggctcATGGCGCTCATGTACTGTGCCTGATCCTGTTTGCTTTCAGATTTTGTCTTTTCGGGATGTTCGAAGCCATGCTTGTTCTTTGGCGTCACGCCCGCAATTTGGGAGCGGTAGGTTTTAATCCTTAGGGGTGTGGAATGGCATCGTTTTGGATTGCGATCGTTTTGTTCATCTGTCCACCAATTACTGACTTCCttgaaagaaggaggaggatctgCTATTTCCCAACCCCTCATCGCACATTCCTCTTGTTGAGCCTCATAGATTGCCTCCAGCATCGGCCAGTCGGCACCGGAGGTAGGTTTCTCGCCATATGTCGCCGAAGATGTGCCAGTCGGGTCGAAATCGGAGAGCCAAGGAACAGAGCTACCGTCAAGTCGGTATTCCCTGCCTGCATATTCTCTCGGTCTGGAGGGAACATCCTCATCCTTACTGTAATATGCGTCTTGATAGATGACATCAGGTAGGCCATGTACCTGCATGGTACAGCGGACTTCGCTCAGGGATGGAGGTTTATTGTTCAAGACAAACATTTTCTTTGAGCCACTCCACAAGAGTGCCGGAGCCAAAGCCACAGGGGCCGAGTCAAGGGGCCTGGACGACGATTTTAGGTTGGATTTAGTCTGACCGGGTTTCGCCTGAGCCGATGGCCCCAAAATGGTGGGTTGAGGGTCGAAGGCAAGTTGCTTTCTGGTGACGTTACCCTCGTTTTTCTGCGAACCACTCTTTTGGCTCAGTCGCGCCCTTGTGTTAGGATCTTGTGGATCTTTGACGACGGGAAAGTTGATCGTACGGTTTTGGAACTCTTGTGTGAAGCTCTGCTTCATAGCAGACTTCATGGGCTGAGATGTCTTAGGTTTTGGTGGCTCGACCCGCAGACTATTCACCGATAGTTCCTCTCCTGCTGGATCTTGATTATTGGGTTTCATTGGCTGGACTGTCAGAGCTGGCGTCGTGAATGCCGAATCTTCTGGAACTTCCTTCTGGCATCCTCCCTGATCATGATCTTGAGTTTGTTCCTGTATTATCTGTTGGCCCTGTTTCTGGTCATGTTCCCGAGACCTTTGCTGGGCCTTTCGATGGACCTTTGGTTGAGCCTCCTCGTGAACCCTCTTGTTTGGTTCCTCGTAAACCCTTTCCGGAGGGTTACTCTGGAGCTTTCTCTGAGGCCCTGGCTGACCTGCACCTTGAGTTTGTTCATGTGCGTTTCTCGGAGCCTTTCTCAAAGCTCTTTGCGGAGGGTCGGCTTTTATGTGAAGTGACTCCCTTGAGTACTCAGCTTGGAGCACCTGACGTTTTGCAGGTGCACCATGATCAACTTCTCCCGGCGGCCTGGGATGCTTGAGAGATCTTCGTTGTCGCTCTCCAGGACCAAGAATCCCGGCTTGTCTTCCTGTATTGGCTGGTATGTTGGAAGAGTAAGTCTGGGCAATCTTCAAAAGTTTATGACGGATGGAAGCTCTGGGTTGGTATACACGGATCCGCCCATCCATAGGATAAATCATTGAATCCCCCACACCAAATCCTTCTCCAACACCATTCAAAGGCTCCTCCGGTGAGATTCTGCCCGCGTATTCGTGTCGAGTGTGTTTTGCATACGGCTCGCGTGTCAGCTGAAAAATGCTTCGTTCGTCGACATCGATACTGATGAGATGGTGTGCATTCATGTGGAAAAATTGTGCTTCGATTTGCAGAGCTTGGCTCAAGTTGTCTGGGTATAAGTCTTCCACTGACTCTAAAGTAGTCTTGATAGTTTCTTCAAATGGAACTGGTTGCACAAAGCGGGAGAAAGTCTCCTGACGTCCATCTGTGTTGTTCTGTTCCTGAGCAACCAATTGTTGAATACCAGCACGGTACTCAGCTTCATGAACCCACCCCATCACCTGTGATTGACGTGGGTCCGCAGACATTGATACCAAGACTTCCGGAGGAAAAGGGTTGACTTCAGGGTCCGTTATTCCCATACGCTTTTTCCTGCGGTTTGTCTCATCCGTCCAGAGTCCAGCCATGCTGTGCACCAGCTTTTCTTGGCTTGACACCGGCTGCTCCTTTTCGATAAAATCATGATGAAGCCTTCGCTCTTTGACTTGCTTTCGATTCAGGATGTCTTCGACGCAGATGTCCACTTCAAGGGAGCAGTGGCTAGCCCGGGGAAGGCTGTAATTATCCGTAATCAGCTCTGACGGGATCGTTGTATCGTCCCAGTGATGTTCAGCCTCACGGCCTTCAATGTTGCTGTCATGCTTCGGTACAGGTGCTCGAAAGGTGGCCATCGCCGCATCCAGGTAGTTACAGCCGTACAGGTTGTAATCAGCCATGAACTGAAGGAGATACTGCAGATGGGCCTCGTATGGTTGAAATTTCCGACTCATAATAACACCTTGCTGAAGGAGATCGACGAGACGCGACATGACCACCGGGTTGAACAGGTAAATCTTGAGATAGAAGCGATAACCCACATGGAAGCCATAAAAGGGTATACCTTTTGTCAGCGAAATCCGTGCTACATATTTGGGCCGATCGCGAATGGGATCTTTCCGGTAGCTGATAGCTAACGCATGATCTATGGATGCATGCAATTTTGCGATATATTCGTAGGCTAAAACTATGTGAGAAAGGGAACGTATGCGCGAACCATGTGTGTAGAAACAGGGAAACACTCACCCTTGTTGGGTTCTAGATTTCCGTCATACTCGACATACAGATAGGGAAAGGCACCATGAATATGAGCGCAGACTTTCTGGCCCTTGTCGGTCGATCCGAACACCCGAATTACAGGGACTTTGGCGGCCTTCCGCGAACGCGAAAAGCGCACATCTTGGTCAAACTGGGGATCATATCTGGTTGGCGTGGCTTGGTAGTGATCAATACAGTTCAATCGAAGTCTTAAAAATTCCATGATGCTGGCCGCTGGGGGTGCCAGATGATCATTGTTAAGTTTCCGGAGCAGTATTAAGCTATCCAGCTGCCCGATGAAGCGACGTTCATTCCTTAGAGACACGCTTTTCGGGTTGTTTGGTTGAGGATGGCATGCGCGCCACAAAAGTCGTCGAGCGCGCGCGACTGTACACGTACTAGTGACGCCAAAGCACGTGATGCGACGCTGGCTTAAATCGGCGTGTTCCAGTCAAAGCTGTCTCTTATTGAGCAGCCGTCCTGTCGATGGACGTGTGTGTATTTGGTGTGATTCAAGACGATCGACAACACCTTGAATACCGGATACACTGAGCGCCTTTTGACAATGAAACCGAAATCAAGATCATGATGCGGAACAGAATATCATCGAAGTGAGCAGGTACCGTGGATTGCGGGTtagggatgaagatgaccaATTGACGGACAGCTGGGTTCAGGGCAAAAGAGCACAGAGGTGCACTGGCTGCTGACCTCCCTGGACCGGCCGCATGCCTGCCGCAGAACTCTCGTCCAACCACGACGACCTTTGAGTAAAGCAACTGAACTTGCCCAGAGTCTCGGATCCAACAACTTTTCTCTCGACACACTGACTATCAAGTCATCATCTCATTTAGTACATTTTCTCTAAGGCCTTTGGATCACATCTTTTTAACACCAAGGTAACCATGCCTCCCCCACCACCAAATAGGCGCGAGCAGGCCACAGCTGCCCCTAGCTCAACCGACAAGTCGGAGACCGGCGCTGGCGCCGCCCGCAAGGAGGACAACATCTACATCCCGTCATATATCAGCAAACAGCCCTTTTATGTCAGTGGTCTGGATAATGAAGAAGGTGattctcttcttcatcagcGTGCGCGGCAGCAGGAGGAAGACAAAGCCGCCCAAGCCGCCGCACTTCTCGCCCGGGGTAAGAAGGCCGGTCCGGCAAGGACGAAATGGGTCAAGGGCGCGTGCGAGAATTGTGGCGCCATGGGACACAAGAAGAAAGACTGCCTCGAACGGCCGCGCAAATTCGGCGCCAAAGCGACGGGCAAGGATATCCAGGCGGACCGGATCGTGCGCGACGTGAAGTTGGGGTACGAGGCCAAGCGAGATGTTTACAGCGCGTATGATCCAAAACAGTAcatggaggtggtggaggagtatAACATGCTGGAGGAGGCTCGACGGGCATTACAGGGAGACCAGAAGACGCCGGATGGGGAGGGAGCAGATGGTCCCGAAGACGACAAGTCAGGGTTTAAGTACGACGAGGAATCTGATATGGGACGCGATCGTGCTACGACCAAACAATCTATGCGTATTCGCGAGGACACAGCGAAGTACCTTCTGAACTTGGACTCGGATTCCGCCAAATACAACCCCAAGAAGCGCGCCCTCGTCGACGCCGGTGCTATAGCCGACAAGTCCGCCGCCTTGTTCGCTGAGGAAAGTTTCCTCCGTGCTTCTGGCGAAGCAGCGGAATTCGAAAAGGCCCAGCGTTATGCATGGGAGGCACAGGAGCGATCGGGCGATACCAGCCTGCATTTGCAAGCCAACCCGACTGCTGGTGAGATTCTACGCAAGAAGGAGTCTGAGGAACGCGAGGCCaagcggaggaagagagcGGAAGAGTTGGCGAACCAATATGGCACACAGCCCGTCATCTCAGACGCACTTCGAGAAACCATCAAGGAAAGCGAGACCTTTGTGGAGTATGACGAGGCCGGCCTGATCAAGGGGGCACCGAAGAAGGTCGGCAAGTCCAAGTATCTCGAGGACGTTTACATCAACAATCACACATCTGTTTGGGGCAGTTGGTGGTCAGACTTCAGATGGGGCTACGCTTGCTGTCATTCATTTGTCAAGAACAGTTACTGCACAGGAGAGGCAGGTATAGCTGCAAGCGAGAAGGCGGATGCTTGGGACAAGTAAACAGTATGTCTAACAGTTTTTGATGTTAAAAATGATACCACAGTGCCACAACTTGAGAGTGCCTAACCGATCATACCTTGTGCACCCCTGGAGTAGCCTGCGGAACTAGAACATGACGTAGAGGAATCCAGAGACATGAAAGCAATTTACTCGAGTACGTCGGCTGATACATCCAAGACGGGGCACTTGAGAAGCTTCACAAAAACAAAATGTGGCGGTTCTGAGCATGCAACAAGAAGATGGTGTATAATTGAGACTTGTAAGGTGGTGCCTTCAGATCCGGGGGTTTCTTAGCTTCCAGGCACATATTTCAGTGCCAACCGTGCATGCATTTTGATCCCTGACTACATGGACATCGTGATCATAATGTAGGTTAAGGCAAAATGGACCTTCCAAAACCTGTGTTCCTACTAGCCGATGCTAGTCACCTGAAACCCAGCCCACCAAGATAGGCGCCTCAAATTtactcctcatcctcctcctcagcagcctcaCCGCCCTCAgcggccttggccttctttcTGCGGACACGGCCGGGGCGACCGCCACCGAAGGGAGAGGTGAGGGCGAAGTCGATGTGCTTCTGGGAGTCGAGACGGACAACGAAAGAGGGAACGTTGACGATCTGCTTGCCGACGCGGATGTGGCGCTGGCGGATGAGGACACGAGCGTGGTGGATGGACTTGGCGAGGCCGAGCTTGTAGACGCAGGTCTGGAGACGACGCTCAAGGAAATCCTCAGCCTTGAGGGCAAGGACGTAATCGAGCTTCATGCGGGACTCGTCAAGGACACCGACGCGAACGAGACGGCGAATGAGGGCATTGCCTTCGAAAAGACGCTTGGGGTCCTTCTCGTCGAGGGTAAGAAGCTGACTGTGGCAGAAGTTAGTAATCGGGCGATTCCCTTGCACATCATTCCCCAGCGCCTGAGGCCCATTTCTGGGCCTGGTTTGCTGGATAACTGGATGGGGTACGAGAAAAACTTACCGGGCAGCACGACGGATCTTGGAGAGGGTCAAGAGCACACGCCAGACCTCACGCTTGTTGCGAAGACCATACTCGCCAACGAGCTTCAACTCGGAGTCCCTGAGGTCCGAAAGTTAGTCGTATGATCACAATCGACATAAGCAGAGTCAAGCTCATGCTCAGTGGCCGGTGATTTGAGGCATGCGAGCGATCGCACGCGCAAAGAACATGGAGATGGTTGCTCCCGCTGCAATTGCTGTCGCTTCGCAGAGGCCGTCGAAAAGGAGTTCGGAATCAAACTTAGACGCACAAACGAGCGGCCTCGAAAGGGCGACGGGGGACCTTAGCGGTCTTCGAGTAAGAACGAGGCGCCATCTTGTTGTTGGGGGCTTTCTCAAAAGATCGTCGACTGGCAGCGAAAAGTTTCGAAAGTCGTTTTCTCAAAGTAAGAAAATCAAAGGGCCACTTGGAGGAGGGTTTGTGGTGGCCCGTGCGTTCAGCCTTGCCGGCACAAATCCGCTTGCCCTAACGCTGGCAGGCTGGTGGTTGGCCCAAGCTTTGCCCACCTCGCTTAGTCATACAACGGGAAATCGAGACCTAGTTTTGCTTGCACACAAATTCGTCGTCCAAATTTGACGCCCGCAGCAACCACCGTCTTCAGCATCCCCATACACGCCGAATCGTCACGATGGGTCACGCCGCAGGTCTCCGTGCTGGTACGAGATACGCCTTCTCGCGGAACTTCCGCGAGAAGGGTATGATCCGCCTCTCGACCTACCTTAAGCAGTACAAGTATGTTGCGACAGCGACGAATTGGGGTAGTTGGGACGTCATGGCTAACTTTCTGCTAGGGTTGGCGACATCGTCGACATCAAGGTCAACGGTGCTGTCCAGAAGGGGTAAGCGACGATCATTCCCACgcttcttattttttttggggCCATTACGATTGCGACAAACACCGAGATGCGGAATATGTTGGGGTTCTGAAACATCGGAATTTCGAAAGAGGAGGGGCACATGCGATTTCGAACGACGAGGACTTTTTGCGGAAATACGGGCGAGCTATGAAACTGACGTTGGAAATCGATTAGTATGGCCCACAAGGTCTACCACGGCAAGACTGGTGTCATCTACAACGTCACCAAGTCCGCTgtcggcatcatcatctacAAGAAGGTGAAGCACCGCTACATCGAGAAGCGCATCAACGTCCGCATCGAGCACATTCAGCCTTCCCGCTCCCGCGACGATTTCCTTCGCCGCGTCAAGCAGAACgccgagctcaagaagcagGCCAAGGCTGAGGGCAAGCCCGTCCAGCTCAAGCGCCAGGCCCTTCTTCCCCGTGAGGCTCGCACCATCTCTGTCGTCGACAACAAGCCCGAGACCGTTGCCCCCGTCGCCTACGAGACCACTATCTAAAGTACTCTT includes the following:
- the upr-1 gene encoding REV3, whose translation is MEFLRLRLNCIDHYQATPTRYDPQFDQDVRFSRSRKAAKVPVIRVFGSTDKGQKVCAHIHGAFPYLYVEYDGNLEPNKAYEYIAKLHASIDHALAISYRKDPIRDRPKYVARISLTKGIPFYGFHVGYRFYLKIYLFNPVVMSRLVDLLQQGVIMSRKFQPYEAHLQYLLQFMADYNLYGCNYLDAAMATFRAPVPKHDSNIEGREAEHHWDDTTIPSELITDNYSLPRASHCSLEVDICVEDILNRKQVKERRLHHDFIEKEQPVSSQEKLVHSMAGLWTDETNRRKKRMGITDPEVNPFPPEVLVSMSADPRQSQVMGWVHEAEYRAGIQQLVAQEQNNTDGRQETFSRFVQPVPFEETIKTTLESVEDLYPDNLSQALQIEAQFFHMNAHHLISIDVDERSIFQLTREPYAKHTRHEYAGRISPEEPLNGVGEGFGVGDSMIYPMDGRIRVYQPRASIRHKLLKIAQTYSSNIPANTGRQAGILGPGERQRRSLKHPRPPGEVDHGAPAKRQVLQAEYSRESLHIKADPPQRALRKAPRNAHEQTQGAGQPGPQRKLQSNPPERVYEEPNKRVHEEAQPKVHRKAQQRSREHDQKQGQQIIQEQTQDHDQGGCQKEVPEDSAFTTPALTVQPMKPNNQDPAGEELSVNSLRVEPPKPKTSQPMKSAMKQSFTQEFQNRTINFPVVKDPQDPNTRARLSQKSGSQKNEGNVTRKQLAFDPQPTILGPSAQAKPGQTKSNLKSSSRPLDSAPVALAPALLWSGSKKMFVLNNKPPSLSEVRCTMQVHGLPDVIYQDAYYSKDEDVPSRPREYAGREYRLDGSSVPWLSDFDPTGTSSATYGEKPTSGADWPMLEAIYEAQQEECAMRGWEIADPPPSFKEVSNWWTDEQNDRNPKRCHSTPLRIKTYRSQIAGVTPKNKHGFEHPEKTKSESKQDQAQYMSAMSLEVHVNTRGKLVPDPEEDEVQCVFWYLRSEVNALRGTQTPDDTARGIIVFSEDSLLADRIRKHTSVPVVQETTELDMMVRMVEIVRNHDPDIFTGYEVHGSSWGYLIERARIKYELDLCDEFSRMKSQSNGRIGKDADRWGFNTTSSIRITGRHMINIWRAMRGELNLLQYTMENVVWHLLHRRIPHYSWKTLSDWYLSDRPKDLDKVLRYYLTRTRLDIEILEKNELIPRTSEQARLLGVDFFSVFSRGSQFKVESIMFRIAKPENFLLPSPSRKQVGAQNALECLPLVMEPQSAFYSSPLLVLDFQSLYPSVMIAYNYCYSTFLGRIVSWRGRNKMGFMDYKRQEGLLSLLKDYINIAPNGMMYTKPHIRKSLLAKMLTEILETRIMVKSGMKQDKDDRAIQQLLNNRQLALKLLANVTYGYTSASFSGRMPCSEIADSIVQTGRETLERAIAFIHSVQKWDADVVYGDTDSLFVSLKGRTREQAFEIGQEIADAVTKLNPRPVKLKFEKVYHPCVLLAKKRYVGYKYESRDQTVPVFDAKGIETVRRDGTPAEQRIEEKALKILFETADLSQVKSYFQEQCHKIMRGAVSVQDFCFAREVKLGTYSTSGRGGPAPAGALIATKKMKEDARAEPQYGERVPYVVMAGAPGMRLVDRCVEPEELLNNAHATLDADYYINKNIIPPLERIFNLVGANVRTWYEEMPKVQVLRKVAEDEDADDDASKGPLLGLLGASPSKKGTAAAEAAAAAAELEMEDMLGEDGELLPPDVAAAQAQARKTLEAFLNTTICTACGVKIKRPLGVGLARELGMLEEGEGAVDRGLPLCHRCASDPPTLMVDMQAKVNRAEKSYVEIMKVCQSCAGFALSEEVPCDSKDCPVFYSRVKQRTKVTAVKRVMEPLIKLFGELELDKASSEDEGGDEEGNWDLEGRGEVVDESGVEMQEDARVRYEEEKVRFETIVKGKVRAMSEELVERKEIIDNSYKSLKAASLEW
- a CDS encoding pre-mRNA-splicing factor slu-7, which encodes MPPPPPNRREQATAAPSSTDKSETGAGAARKEDNIYIPSYISKQPFYVSGLDNEEGDSLLHQRARQQEEDKAAQAAALLARGKKAGPARTKWVKGACENCGAMGHKKKDCLERPRKFGAKATGKDIQADRIVRDVKLGYEAKRDVYSAYDPKQYMEVVEEYNMLEEARRALQGDQKTPDGEGADGPEDDKSGFKYDEESDMGRDRATTKQSMRIREDTAKYLLNLDSDSAKYNPKKRALVDAGAIADKSAALFAEESFLRASGEAAEFEKAQRYAWEAQERSGDTSLHLQANPTAGEILRKKESEEREAKRRKRAEELANQYGTQPVISDALRETIKESETFVEYDEAGLIKGAPKKVGKSKYLEDVYINNHTSVWGSWWSDFRWGYACCHSFVKNSYCTGEAGIAASEKADAWDK
- the un-16 gene encoding 40S ribosomal protein S9, with amino-acid sequence MAPRSYSKTAKVPRRPFEAARLDSELKLVGEYGLRNKREVWRVLLTLSKIRRAARQLLTLDEKDPKRLFEGNALIRRLVRVGVLDESRMKLDYVLALKAEDFLERRLQTCVYKLGLAKSIHHARVLIRQRHIRVGKQIVNVPSFVVRLDSQKHIDFALTSPFGGGRPGRVRRKKAKAAEGGEAAEEEDEE
- a CDS encoding 60S ribosomal protein L21; this translates as MGHAAGLRAGTRYAFSRNFREKGMIRLSTYLKQYKVGDIVDIKVNGAVQKGMAHKVYHGKTGVIYNVTKSAVGIIIYKKVKHRYIEKRINVRIEHIQPSRSRDDFLRRVKQNAELKKQAKAEGKPVQLKRQALLPREARTISVVDNKPETVAPVAYETTI